A genomic region of Mesorhizobium sp. NZP2077 contains the following coding sequences:
- a CDS encoding MbcA/ParS/Xre antitoxin family protein, whose product MQLQSIVTTPATVGSAISEEEAGALARTTVNLFKAWGLTDLEACILLGGMSARTWARWKTGARWKEGGIGRIDRDLRTRMAHLMGIHKGLRYLFTEPARGYAWIRKPNATFGGQSALDLMLRGEISDLAAMREWLDAERGAW is encoded by the coding sequence ATGCAGCTCCAGTCCATCGTCACCACGCCGGCCACGGTCGGGTCAGCCATTTCAGAGGAAGAGGCCGGGGCGCTTGCGCGCACCACGGTCAATCTGTTCAAGGCGTGGGGCCTCACCGATCTTGAGGCCTGCATCCTGCTCGGCGGCATGTCGGCCCGCACTTGGGCACGTTGGAAGACTGGGGCACGCTGGAAGGAAGGCGGTATCGGCCGCATCGACCGCGATTTACGCACCCGCATGGCGCATCTGATGGGCATCCACAAAGGCCTGCGCTATCTCTTCACCGAGCCGGCGCGCGGCTATGCCTGGATTCGCAAGCCCAATGCCACTTTCGGTGGCCAGTCGGCGCTCGACCTCATGCTGCGCGGCGAGATCTCGGATCTCGCTGCGATGCGCGAATGGCTCGATGCGGAGCGTGGTGCATGGTGA
- a CDS encoding RES family NAD+ phosphorylase, protein MVSGLAVRRRVHWHQTFRIIRSIHPPIDLFEDIADPRDWEALASVEEKTNPRIRLEIGDLGKVAAARRVSGPGASFVMAPFVHCSTLRPGRFSDGSYGLYYAGDSEDVALAETIHHHQNFMRATNEDPGWTADFRVLIGSVDRDLDDVNAVPGVLDPDDYTASQAEGRALRAAGSDGLVWNSVRMPDGQCIGIFWPDVITVPVQGRHYSYHWDGKRVDFVRQHDTGKVLAVT, encoded by the coding sequence ATGGTGAGTGGCCTCGCGGTCCGGCGCCGCGTCCACTGGCACCAGACTTTCCGCATCATCCGCTCCATCCATCCGCCGATCGACCTGTTCGAGGACATTGCCGATCCGCGCGACTGGGAGGCGCTGGCCTCGGTCGAGGAAAAGACCAACCCGCGCATAAGGCTGGAGATCGGCGACCTCGGCAAGGTCGCGGCGGCAAGGCGGGTGTCCGGCCCCGGCGCCAGCTTCGTCATGGCGCCCTTCGTGCATTGTTCGACGCTGCGACCGGGCCGCTTCTCCGATGGCAGCTACGGTCTCTATTATGCCGGCGACAGCGAGGATGTGGCGCTGGCCGAAACCATCCACCATCACCAGAATTTCATGCGCGCCACCAATGAGGATCCGGGCTGGACGGCTGACTTTCGCGTGCTGATCGGCAGCGTCGACCGCGATCTCGATGACGTCAACGCAGTGCCCGGCGTGCTCGACCCCGACGACTACACCGCCTCGCAGGCGGAGGGGCGGGCGCTGCGGGCGGCCGGCAGCGACGGGCTGGTGTGGAACAGCGTGCGCATGCCGGACGGGCAATGCATCGGCATCTTTTGGCCCGACGTCATCACCGTTCCGGTGCAGGGCCGGCACTACTCTTATCACTGGGACGGCAAGCGCGTGGATTTCGTGCGCCAGCACGATACGGGCAAGGTGCTGGCGGTCACCTAA
- a CDS encoding helix-turn-helix domain-containing protein translates to MDHDIILKALAHPFRRDVLAWLKEPERHFAAQAHPLEMGVCASQFDHRGLAQSSVSTHLATLASAELVTTRRVGQWVFYKRNEETIAAFQAALSDL, encoded by the coding sequence ATGGACCACGACATCATATTGAAGGCACTGGCGCATCCGTTTCGACGCGATGTCCTGGCGTGGCTGAAGGAGCCCGAGCGGCACTTCGCCGCGCAGGCGCATCCGCTCGAGATGGGTGTCTGCGCCAGCCAGTTCGACCATCGCGGCCTGGCGCAGTCCAGCGTGTCGACCCATCTGGCGACACTGGCGTCGGCCGAGCTCGTGACGACGCGTCGGGTTGGCCAATGGGTGTTCTACAAGCGCAACGAAGAAACCATCGCTGCCTTCCAGGCCGCCTTGTCCGATCTCTGA
- a CDS encoding alkene reductase translates to MATLFDPLRAGDLTLANRIVMAPLTRNRSPNAVPGDLSVTYYGQRATAGLIVTEATAISHQGQGYANVPGLYGADQLAGWKRVTDAVHKAGGKIVVQLWHVGRISHNSLQPGGGKPVAPSAIRANSKTFLVKPDGSGEFADTSEPRALEAAELPGIVDDFRRAAKAAIEVAGFDGVEIHGANGYLIDQFLRSGTNHRTDDYGGSIENRTRFLFEVVDAVTGAVGAGRTGIRLSPVTPANDTSDADPQPLFNHVVAGLGGRGLAYVHIVEGATGGARDFSQGDKPFDYEELKATYRKAGGNGAWLVNNGYDKELAEKAVGDGYADLVAFGKLFIANPDLVSRLKRNAGLNDPDKATFYGGDARGYTDYPTAA, encoded by the coding sequence ATGGCTACCCTCTTTGATCCCTTGCGGGCCGGCGACCTGACGCTGGCGAACCGCATCGTCATGGCGCCGCTGACGCGCAATCGCTCGCCCAATGCGGTGCCCGGCGACCTGTCGGTGACCTACTACGGCCAGCGCGCCACGGCCGGTCTTATCGTGACCGAAGCCACCGCCATCAGCCATCAGGGCCAGGGCTACGCCAACGTGCCAGGCCTCTATGGCGCGGATCAGCTTGCCGGCTGGAAGCGCGTCACCGACGCCGTTCACAAGGCCGGCGGCAAGATCGTAGTGCAGCTCTGGCATGTCGGACGCATCTCGCACAATTCGTTGCAGCCCGGCGGCGGCAAGCCGGTGGCACCGTCGGCGATCAGGGCAAACTCCAAGACGTTCCTGGTCAAGCCGGATGGCAGCGGCGAGTTCGCCGACACTTCCGAGCCGCGCGCGCTCGAAGCAGCCGAACTTCCCGGCATCGTCGATGATTTCCGCCGCGCCGCCAAGGCGGCGATCGAGGTAGCGGGTTTCGACGGCGTCGAGATCCATGGCGCCAATGGCTATCTCATCGACCAGTTCCTGCGCTCGGGCACTAATCATCGCACCGATGACTATGGCGGCTCCATCGAGAACCGGACGCGTTTCCTGTTCGAGGTGGTCGACGCGGTCACGGGCGCCGTCGGCGCCGGCCGGACCGGGATCAGGCTGTCGCCGGTGACACCCGCCAACGACACGTCGGATGCCGATCCGCAGCCGCTGTTCAACCATGTCGTGGCCGGCCTGGGCGGCCGCGGCCTGGCGTACGTCCATATCGTCGAAGGCGCGACCGGCGGCGCGCGCGACTTCAGCCAGGGCGACAAGCCGTTCGACTACGAAGAGCTCAAGGCCACCTATCGCAAGGCCGGTGGAAACGGCGCCTGGCTCGTGAACAATGGCTATGACAAGGAACTGGCGGAGAAGGCGGTCGGAGACGGCTATGCCGACCTTGTCGCGTTCGGCAAGCTGTTCATCGCCAATCCCGACCTCGTCAGCCGGCTGAAGCGCAATGCCGGACTGAACGATCCGGACAAGGCGACGTTCTATGGCGGCGACGCCAGGGGTTATACGGATTATCCGACGGCGGCCTGA
- a CDS encoding tetratricopeptide repeat protein — protein sequence MRRHFTCLAVLLALGAPAMAADSHMDVCANDKLTPPNRIVACTNVIEDKATSASDREIAYFDRGNALDANGEYDRAISDYDKAIELDPKDADAFNNRGLTWSHKKDYDRALADYSGAIELNPRFSLAYANRGLIWHSQKRDEDRAIADFSKAISLEPQTSDVYNLLGNAYLRKGDYDSAITSYSQAVFLDPENPDQYFNLGLAWTSKGNPERAIADYSQAISLDAKHVDAYRWRADAWVKQGDADRAISDYDDAISIDPRDAETFRNRGDLWFGKKDYDRAIADYGQAIHVDSRDAVAYNDRGWTWSQKNDADRAIADFDKAISIDPTYARAYNNRGLAWSDKGDLDRAISDYGQAIAIDPKYAQPYDNRGLALMDQGEYDRAIADYNVAILLDAGYARPHKNRGAAWARKGQLGYAMADYDRAIMLSPDYAGAYVGRCRVWVYEAQYNRAISDCSQAIHLDVFYTPAYETRGLANVYKTAYSDAFVDYDEAVRLNPTSAGVYQGRGIARFYIGSPAGAQADLEQGAKMLPKDAYYAIWADLARRRNGQPSILHDAELEKTKWPAPLVRMLLGEQTPEAVLAAADDRDATKKSEQVCEANFYTAEFLRRQHRDDEAVPLYRLALSECPRDFIEHPAAMTALRVMGKAP from the coding sequence GTGAGACGGCATTTTACCTGTCTCGCCGTCCTGCTGGCGCTCGGCGCTCCCGCCATGGCAGCCGATAGCCATATGGATGTGTGCGCCAACGACAAGCTGACGCCGCCCAACCGGATCGTCGCCTGCACCAACGTGATTGAGGACAAGGCGACCTCGGCAAGCGATCGGGAAATTGCCTATTTCGATCGCGGCAACGCGTTGGACGCGAACGGCGAATACGACCGCGCCATTTCGGATTACGACAAGGCGATCGAACTCGATCCCAAGGACGCCGATGCCTTCAACAATCGTGGCCTGACCTGGAGCCACAAGAAGGACTATGACCGGGCGCTCGCCGACTACAGCGGGGCGATAGAGCTCAATCCACGATTTTCCCTTGCCTATGCCAACCGGGGCCTGATCTGGCACAGCCAGAAGCGCGACGAAGACCGCGCGATCGCCGATTTCAGCAAGGCGATCAGTCTCGAACCGCAAACCAGCGATGTCTATAACCTTCTCGGCAATGCGTATCTGCGCAAAGGCGACTATGACAGCGCCATCACCAGCTACAGCCAGGCGGTGTTTCTCGATCCCGAGAATCCCGATCAGTATTTCAACCTTGGGCTGGCCTGGACCTCCAAGGGCAATCCGGAACGCGCCATAGCAGACTACAGCCAGGCGATCAGCCTCGACGCGAAGCATGTCGATGCCTATCGCTGGCGCGCCGACGCCTGGGTCAAACAGGGCGACGCGGATCGCGCCATATCAGACTATGACGACGCCATCAGCATCGACCCCAGGGACGCCGAGACCTTCCGCAATCGTGGTGATCTGTGGTTCGGCAAGAAGGACTATGATCGTGCCATCGCCGATTACGGGCAGGCCATTCATGTCGATTCCAGAGATGCGGTAGCCTATAATGATCGTGGCTGGACCTGGTCGCAGAAGAACGACGCCGACCGCGCCATAGCGGATTTCGACAAGGCGATCAGCATCGATCCAACCTACGCCAGGGCCTACAACAATCGCGGCCTGGCGTGGTCGGACAAGGGCGATCTCGACCGTGCCATATCGGACTATGGCCAGGCGATCGCCATTGATCCCAAATATGCGCAGCCTTACGACAACCGGGGCTTGGCGCTGATGGACCAGGGTGAGTACGACCGTGCGATTGCCGATTACAATGTGGCGATCCTCCTCGACGCCGGTTATGCGCGGCCGCACAAGAACCGAGGCGCCGCTTGGGCTCGCAAGGGCCAGCTCGGCTATGCCATGGCGGACTATGACAGGGCCATCATGCTCAGTCCGGACTACGCCGGCGCCTATGTCGGCCGGTGCCGAGTCTGGGTCTACGAGGCGCAATACAACCGCGCCATATCCGATTGTAGTCAGGCGATCCACCTCGATGTCTTCTACACCCCCGCCTATGAAACGCGCGGCCTCGCCAACGTCTACAAGACCGCCTACAGCGACGCTTTCGTCGACTACGATGAAGCAGTGCGCCTCAACCCGACATCCGCGGGCGTCTATCAGGGCCGGGGCATCGCACGGTTTTACATTGGGTCGCCGGCAGGCGCGCAGGCCGACCTTGAGCAGGGTGCCAAGATGCTACCGAAGGATGCCTACTACGCGATCTGGGCGGACCTTGCCCGGCGGCGCAACGGGCAGCCAAGTATCCTGCATGACGCCGAGCTTGAGAAGACGAAATGGCCTGCGCCGCTGGTGCGCATGCTGCTGGGCGAACAAACGCCGGAGGCGGTACTCGCTGCCGCTGACGACCGGGACGCGACGAAGAAAAGCGAGCAGGTCTGCGAGGCGAATTTCTACACTGCGGAATTCCTGCGGCGGCAGCATCGCGACGACGAGGCCGTGCCGCTCTACCGCCTCGCGCTCAGCGAGTGCCCCCGGGACTTCATCGAGCATCCAGCTGCGATGACCGCGCTCCGCGTCATGGGCAAGGCGCCGTAG
- a CDS encoding DUF6314 family protein, whose protein sequence is MADSIVGDWTVSRSMIDFLTGTTYRFAGEAVVTQDMFSEHGVMRIGSREMPASRRYRLEPGERSVHILHADSRDFIELELKAAQTVRHLCGADLYVGRFFFRGPDEWAEAWRVKGPRKNYASLGRFCRQ, encoded by the coding sequence ATGGCAGACAGCATTGTCGGCGACTGGACAGTCAGCCGCAGCATGATCGATTTTTTGACCGGTACGACCTACCGCTTCGCCGGCGAGGCCGTGGTGACGCAAGATATGTTCAGCGAGCATGGCGTCATGCGGATCGGTTCTCGCGAAATGCCGGCCAGCAGGCGCTACCGGCTGGAGCCGGGCGAGCGTTCGGTGCACATCCTGCACGCGGATAGCCGCGATTTCATCGAACTCGAGCTGAAGGCGGCACAGACTGTCCGCCATCTCTGCGGCGCCGATCTCTATGTCGGGCGCTTCTTCTTTCGCGGGCCTGACGAATGGGCCGAGGCGTGGCGGGTCAAAGGCCCACGCAAGAATTATGCGAGCCTTGGCCGGTTTTGCCGCCAGTAA